In a single window of the Acetivibrio clariflavus DSM 19732 genome:
- a CDS encoding AbrB/MazE/SpoVT family DNA-binding domain-containing protein yields the protein MKTTGVTRRIDALGRIVLPMEIRQAFGINSNEPLEIFLDKSSIVLKKYNPGCTLCDNTENLISFKDKKFCMDCISQLAEKAGYGSTKTKDGRQKNAYKRHDGIEIFSKKESAKSQPETDNDYPDDDMILETGINSLVEDFSSYVENYKEDEEVHKIDGFEKDNQLEDDEKSEVQDKPNIEASDQNMRMEQYERELEYLREQLKNLKEKQERGSFWRRLFGSGHEEVNKSEN from the coding sequence ATGAAAACAACAGGAGTAACAAGAAGAATAGATGCTTTGGGACGAATAGTATTACCAATGGAGATAAGGCAAGCCTTTGGTATTAACAGCAATGAACCTTTGGAAATTTTTTTGGATAAATCGTCAATTGTACTGAAAAAATATAATCCCGGTTGCACTCTTTGTGACAACACGGAGAATCTGATAAGTTTTAAGGACAAAAAGTTTTGCATGGATTGTATATCTCAATTGGCTGAAAAAGCAGGATACGGTTCAACTAAGACAAAAGACGGCAGACAAAAAAACGCTTATAAAAGACATGATGGGATTGAAATATTTTCGAAAAAGGAGTCTGCGAAAAGTCAGCCTGAAACTGACAATGATTATCCTGATGATGATATGATATTAGAGACGGGCATAAACTCCCTGGTGGAAGATTTTTCTTCCTATGTCGAGAATTATAAGGAAGATGAGGAAGTCCACAAGATTGACGGTTTTGAAAAGGATAACCAGCTTGAAGATGATGAGAAATCAGAGGTGCAGGATAAACCGAATATTGAAGCCAGTGACCAAAATATGAGGATGGAACAATACGAAAGGGAACTTGAGTACCTCAGGGAACAGCTTAAGAATTTGAAAGAAAAACAGGAAAGGGGAAGCTTTTGGAGACGGCTGTTTGGAAGTGGACATGAGGAGGTTAATAAGAGTGAAAACTAA